Proteins encoded within one genomic window of Bermanella sp. WJH001:
- a CDS encoding PilZ domain-containing protein, translated as MNLAKAYEEKRDFIRMRVESPLTLTLGDRTVECICIDLSGTGMCIETKETLNIDDEAVAYLPSYQNQFAPLNACISIKRHMSDNGLNYYGAEIIELLG; from the coding sequence ATGAACCTAGCCAAAGCCTATGAAGAAAAACGTGACTTCATCCGTATGCGAGTTGAATCACCGTTAACCTTAACTTTAGGGGATCGTACCGTCGAATGCATTTGCATAGACTTAAGTGGTACCGGCATGTGTATTGAAACCAAAGAAACACTTAATATTGATGATGAAGCGGTCGCTTACTTACCCTCTTATCAAAATCAATTTGCACCACTGAATGCCTGCATCAGTATTAAACGCCACATGTCTGATAATGGCTTAAACTATTATGGTGCCGAGATTATTGAGCTACTAGGCTAG